TTTGGTGTTTTTTCCCTGCTAACCCGTTTGATTTAAGTTAATGAACCTGCTGTCACTCTTCAAATTGCTATAAAAAAATGACTTTAGACAATCCAACTTCCAAAGAATCTAATGTTTTCGTGAGTTTCTGGCAGTTTATCCGCCAGGAATTTTTGCCTATCCTCACGGATTTACGATTAGCAATTCTTTTACTACTGGCGATCGCCCTCTTTAGTATTAGCGGTACTGTCATCGAACAAGGACAAGCTCCTGATTTCTACCAAGCTAATTATCCCGAACATCCTGCCCTTTTCGGCTTTCTGACCTGGAAAGTGATTCTTCTGGTAGGCTTAGATCACGTATACCGTACCTGGTGGTTTCTAGCTCTGTTAATCTTCTTCGGTACTAGTCTCGTTGCCTGCACTTTTACCCGACAATTACCCGCTCTCAAAGCTGCCCAACGCTGGAAATTTTACGACCAACCACGACAATTTGCCAAGCTGGCTCTAAGTGCTGAATTTGATATCGAAAAAATACAAGATGCTTCCGTAGAAACCCTTGGTCAGACATTACAAAAACGCCGCTACAAAGTGTTTCCCTCAGAGGGAGGCATTCTCTACGCTCGCAAAGGTATCATCGGACGCATCGGACCAATTATTGTGCATATTGGCATTGTTGTGATTTTACTAGGGGCAATTTGGGGAGCTATGACTGGATTTATGGCTCAGGAAATGGTTCCTAGTGGGAATACTTTCCAAGTCAAAAATATTATCGATGCTGGTCCCTGGGCAAGTGCCCAAACTCCCAGAGATTGGTCAGTGCGCGTGAATCGCTTCTGGATTGATTACACCCCCAGTGGCGGAATTGACCAATTTTACTCAGATATGTCCGTTGTCAATCAACAGGGTAAGGAAATTGACCACAAAACGATTTTTGTCAATCAACCCCTGCGATACAAAGGTATTACTTTTTACCAAACCGACTGGGGAATCTCTGCGGTACGGGTCAAATTAAATAATAGTCCTGTGTTTCAACTACCCATGGCAGCCCTAGATACAAAAGGCAAAGGACGACTTTGGGGTACTTGGATACCAACAAAACCCGACTTAAGCGCTGGTGTATCTCTTTTGGCAAAAGATTTACAGGGTATGGTATTGATTTATGATGCTGAGGGCAAATTAGTAGACACGGTAAGAAGTGGAATGTCTACCCAGGTAAATGGGGTAACGCTGAAAGTATTGGAAGTTGTGGGAAGTACGGGTTTACAAATTAAGGCAGATCCAGGAATTCCTGGTGTTTATGCAGGTTTCGCTCTGCTGATGGCAGGTGTAGTTATGAGCTACTTCTCCCATTCCCAAATTTGGGCACTCCAACAAGGAGGAAAATTATATGTGGGTGCGAAAACTAACCGCGCTCAGGTAGCCTTTGAAAGGGAAGTGTTAACTATTTTGGATGGATTGAACACCCCAAGATAAGGAAAGTTTGATATCTGATACTAATTTGCTGTCAGAGGTAGTAGTCTCTATACTGTCATTGCGATGGTCGGAAAGCAATCTCGTTATCCTGAAACCACTACGACAGAAAGCAACTTAGTATCAATACAGGCTTGTAACAAGGGAAATAGAAAATGATGTTTATCTGGGATCTCACTTCAAACTGCTAGGATTCTTCTGCAACGGTTTGCGCATGAATTTTTCACCCCAAAAAAGGCACAAAGTACACAGTCTACTTCCCTACTCCCTACTCTTTATCCCTCTTTTGTTACTTTAGGAAGAGAAAAATTGACAAGAGGTTCAACTAGCAACAGAGAAACTGACTGGAGAAGCGCGAAAATCATTCATAAAGTTGATTAATTTCAAAAAGCAACGCTTCATACCAGGAATGTTAAATACTGTGAGCCAAGGTTGAATCAAACAGTAAAAAATATAGGGTTGAATGAGCAATCTCAGATTATTTAAGGCACTCTTCCATGTGGTACCAGATTCCCAATTAGGATGTTGACTATATTGAGAACTATTAAAGTCTATTGAGGAAGGTAATTCTGAACTAGATGTTGATTGATTTTGGACATGAAGTTGAAAATAAGTAGCCTGAATGCTAACGAAAAGGTAAGCACTAAAAATGATTTCCCACCAGCGTTCAATACTTTCATAATCAGTTAGACGAAAATCAGCCCAACCTAGTTCATTCTTAACTTGTTTAAAACCATATTCAATCCAATTTCTTAAACTATAAAGTTGCGCGACATTCAGTGAC
The Calothrix sp. 336/3 DNA segment above includes these coding regions:
- a CDS encoding cytochrome c biogenesis protein; translation: MTLDNPTSKESNVFVSFWQFIRQEFLPILTDLRLAILLLLAIALFSISGTVIEQGQAPDFYQANYPEHPALFGFLTWKVILLVGLDHVYRTWWFLALLIFFGTSLVACTFTRQLPALKAAQRWKFYDQPRQFAKLALSAEFDIEKIQDASVETLGQTLQKRRYKVFPSEGGILYARKGIIGRIGPIIVHIGIVVILLGAIWGAMTGFMAQEMVPSGNTFQVKNIIDAGPWASAQTPRDWSVRVNRFWIDYTPSGGIDQFYSDMSVVNQQGKEIDHKTIFVNQPLRYKGITFYQTDWGISAVRVKLNNSPVFQLPMAALDTKGKGRLWGTWIPTKPDLSAGVSLLAKDLQGMVLIYDAEGKLVDTVRSGMSTQVNGVTLKVLEVVGSTGLQIKADPGIPGVYAGFALLMAGVVMSYFSHSQIWALQQGGKLYVGAKTNRAQVAFEREVLTILDGLNTPR